The DNA region CCAAAAGAACTGGATTTTACTTTTAACAAAACAAATTCGGACGGAAGAAAAAAGAAGTGGACAACTCGAAAAAAATTTGATTAATGAGTCTGAATCTTCTCTTATCTATTATTATTATAAGGAAAAAAACCTAATTATTCCGATGATTTATGAGATGGGGTATGAAGAAAAAAATTTTGGTGTAAAAGATGGAGTTAAAGTTCCCTATGATGAAAATAATCCAAATTTTTTCCATTTCATTAAAATTTATGCATTCAAAGAATACCAATCCCACGCTTACTACCCAGGAAACTGAGAAAACGATATGACGAATCCTTTTAATAAGTTTAATCAAAGGAGAAATTCCATCATACTGAAAAACTGTATTTTGCTTTTTTTTGCTATTTTATTCGTATTCATACTAGATAAAGCATACCCTTTAGAAATTGCACATGGTGTTTTCTGGATTTTTTATAATTCTATTCTAATTCTTCTGTTTGTACTATTAAATATTTCTGAATTAAAATACCTAAAAAAATTACTCGATTTACTAATGTATTTTCATGCGAGCGAAAGCCATTCACTGGATTATGTAAATTTAAATTTGCAAACACTAGTATTTCCATTGAATTTAAATGATGAGAACTATGAAGTTTTTGGTAAATTACAACCTGCCACGTATTTGGGGGGCGATATTATTAATCATGCCCGCGATAGAGAAGGGAATTATTGGTTTGCTGTTGGGGATGCGTCTGGCCATGATTTGAATTCTCATTTATTTAGTATGATGGTGTTAACCCAAATGAATTACTTATTAAATTTAGCAAAAACTCCCAAAGAAATGAATGAAATGATGAATAAAAGTTTACATACGCGTATACAAAGTTATCCGCTTCCTGTAAATAGTTATGCTTCTTTAGGGTTACTTAAATCTGATCCAAACGGGAATTTTCAACATTACGGATTACATCCAAATTTTATTTTATATAGAGCAGATAAAAAAGAATTAGAAATAATTGAGACAAGTGGTCATTTTATAGGAATCGAAGTTTCCAATGCCGTCCATTCCAATTCAAAGGAAGAAGCGAAAAATCAATTCTTCACAATGAATTCTGGAGATATTCTATTTTGTTTTACAGATGGATTATTTGAACAACGAAATAAAGAACGAAAATACTTTGGTTATAGATTGTATGAATTTATCAAAACAGAAAATAAGGAAAATTTTCCTTTGTTTGCAAAAAAGTTATTTGAAACGATAAAAGAATTTTCTGGTGATCAAATCGATGATGATATGACGATTCTTATTATCAGGAAAAAATAAATTTTACCTAGTAAAAGCTGGGTCTTTCCAATCCCAATTTCTTTCCGGAAATTTATCAATATTGTTTGGTAGTAAATTCCAAAAGTAGGTATTCATGTTCATTGCTCCTTTTAGGTTGATATAAAATGAAACCAGTAAAAAGATTATAAAAAATACAGATTTAATTTTTTCCGATCTAAAGTCTATGTATTTGAGAAAATATATTAGATAAAAAGTCAAAAAAGGAATCAAATCGGATAATAACCGGTAACCGTAAGAGTGTCCTCCCCACCAATTTATATTTCGAGAAACAATAATCCAATGAAAAAGTATAATTAGTAAAATCGCAAAATCTAAAATACTCAGAGATTCAAACTTTTTTTTAAGATAAAATCCATAAATACTGAAAAGAAAAATAGGGGAATATATGAATAAACCTCGACCCGGGCTAATTAAATTTCCTACAAGTGCTTCCTTAAATGTAATTTCACTGCCCACTTTTCCGAAGTCATAATAAGGATGAATCATAGTTCCAAATAAACTTTGATTCACCAAATAAAAAATAAAAAAAATACTTCCGCCTATACCTAAAAACAGAAATGATTTGAGTCTTAATTGATAAATACAAACTAAACTGATAAAAAAAATAGGCACTAAACTAGTTGGTCTTACTACATAAGAAAAATACAATGGAATAGAGGCTAATAGAACGAAACTGTTCTTTTTTTTGGTTAAAAGGAATAGAACGAAACTGTATAGGATAATATTTCCGGAATGTTGCCAGAGACTCCGAGATATACAGGAAAAAATAACCGTACAGAAAGAAAAAATAAATACAACCAATAGTGATTTTGTTATCGAATTTGTCATACGTAAAGATATAATAAAAAAGATACAAGCCGAAATAGATAACAGGGAAGAGGAAATATTTTTTTCTAGTTTTACAGTAGAAGAATTTAAGTATTTCTGAATCAAACTTTTATTATGAAATGAATTCCAAATATTTATTGGCAATATATAAGGTAATGCTAATAAACTTACTCCATATGGATAATAGTTGTAAAAATGTTGGTTGTGTTCAACTAGATTGACGTGAAATGCTTTTGGAAATAGGGATTGAAATTCATCGATATTCAAATTCCCTTCTTCCGCTAAACTAATTGTAGTATATACACTCCAAAGGGAATCTGTTTGATTGAATACGGGTGTTTCGTACAATACAACCCAAACAAATAGATAAATACAAATAGTGGTATAAATACTTTTCATAGATACTATTGAGTTTCTGTAATCAATCACAAGTCAAATTGAATTTTGATTGTCCGAGTGAGCAATTCAAATTGTCATTCCCGAAATTTTCTGTCGGGAATCTCTTGTTCTAAAGTGCATTTTATAGTTCTACCTTTTTACTAATGGACATCGCTCAATGTCATTAAGTTAACCTGTACAGGCGTCTAATAAACTATTTTTTTAGCATCCTCTAAAAATTTAATCAATCCTAAATCTGTTTGCGGGTGTTTAAATAACATTTGAAAAATAGAATAGGGTAGGGTAACAGCATCAGCACCTTCTATAGCGACTTCTTTAAAATGAATAGGATGTCTTATGGAAGCTGCTAAAATTTGTGTTTCGAAATTGTAGTTGTCGTAAATTCTTCTGATCTCTGAAACCAAATCTATACCGTTAAACGATATATCATCTAATCTACCAATGAAAGGAGAAATATAAGTGGCTCCTACTTTTGCGGCTAATAGGGCTTGTGGTGCAGAAAAACACAAAGTTACATTTGTTTTAATTTTTCTTTTTGTTAATTCGGCAACACATTTGATTCCTTCTGGAATGAGCGGAATTTTTATCACTACGTTTTCTGCAATATTTGCTAAGTCCATAGCTTCTGCTAACATTCCATCGTAATTTACTGAAATTACTTCAGCACTTACAGGACCTTTGGTAATATCACAAATTTCTTTTATTACTTCTTTGAACTTACGTTTGCTAGAGGCAATGATACTCGGGTTGGTTGTTACACCATCAAGTAACCCGAGGTCGGCAACCTGTGCAATTTCTTTTGTATCTGCTGTATCTAAAAATAATTTCATTAGTTTTTTGCTGGTGCTACCTTTGCTGGATTTGGTGTAACTTCTGTTTCATTTCCTTTGTTTTTATCTGTGTCTTGGTATACACCTTCTGTAACTAAGTCTAGTAAAACATCTGTTTCGCGTGCAGAAAAATAATCCTTATAATCAATATTGATTAAGTCGGTTCTATCAACGCTGAAATAGTCCATTCTCTTAGAAAATGCTTTTTTGTTATAAGGTTCTACCCATTGAATGATAAATTCTGATTTATTTGATTTTTCGGGAGAAGGTTGAGTGTTTGCACTTGCTTCCGCAGTTGTTTTTGCCTCTTTTGGTGCGGGTGCTGGCGAATCAGGGTTAGATCCTCCATTTCTCAAAAAGGACCAGATATAGGCACCAGCGATTTTTTTATCATCGTTGTTTGTGTCGGAGTCATCTTCTTCATCGTCAGGTTTGGAAAATTTGTCTTTTGGGATTTGTGCTTGTGGTTCTTTTGTAGCTTTTCCGTATTTATCTTCTACTTGTTTTTTTAATTTTATACTTTCGACTGGACTGAAGTATACACCAACGGAAAAAAGGGAGGAACTTTTTCCTTCATCTTCCTTGCTTTTGTTGAATTTTTCTAGTATTTTAGGTTTTTTATAGAATCTATATAAATAAGTTATATTGTTTCTTTTTACTAGGAGAGATTTATCTTTTACTTCATTTACTATTTCGATTTTTTCTTTAATTTCTGGCGTATTACGGATTGCCATAATCTTATCACGTATATTAACATACGAATTTCCCCAAGCGGCATCTCCTAATCCGCTACCGGGTCCTGGAACACTAACGGCAATTTTTGATTGGTCTATGGCAGGTTTTTCTTTATTATCCTGTCCTGAAAGGGAAAGTATACTAAAAAAAAGAACAAAAGTAAGCAAGTTTTTCATATTTTTCCTATCGGAAATTATTTGTGATTCGTTCATGATTATTTTCAAAATATATCAATGTATTGGTCATTTTTAAGAAAAATGATTTAATTGAATAATGTATTTCGGATTATAGTTTTAATATGACCGATATAGATGAATTCATTACTATAGTAATCTCAAAAGATTTGGAAGGCCTAATTCCTGAATACATTGAGTCCATGAATAAGTCATTGATTCTTCTTAGCAAACTAATTGAAGACAAAAACTTTTCAGAACTAAAAAGTGAGGCTCACAAAATGAAAGGGCATGGTGGTGCCTATGGAATTAATTATATTTCTGATATGGGACTATTGATTGAGGGATTTGCTAGGGAAGAGAAAATTGAGCTCATCAAAAAATGCGTTCGAGAACTAAAAATCTATATGTCAAAATTAAAAATAGAGTTTAGCGAAAATGCATAAATTATTTATTCCCTGTTTACAGATTGCGATTGTGTCTTGTGCAATTTCTGTATCGATTAGCCAGTTGTTTCTATTTTTTACGCTTGTATTTTTTTTCATTACACAAAAGCGGCCTTATTTTCGTTTCACTCCGATTGTTGGATTATCGCTCA from Leptospiraceae bacterium includes:
- a CDS encoding serine/threonine-protein phosphatase is translated as MTNPFNKFNQRRNSIILKNCILLFFAILFVFILDKAYPLEIAHGVFWIFYNSILILLFVLLNISELKYLKKLLDLLMYFHASESHSLDYVNLNLQTLVFPLNLNDENYEVFGKLQPATYLGGDIINHARDREGNYWFAVGDASGHDLNSHLFSMMVLTQMNYLLNLAKTPKEMNEMMNKSLHTRIQSYPLPVNSYASLGLLKSDPNGNFQHYGLHPNFILYRADKKELEIIETSGHFIGIEVSNAVHSNSKEEAKNQFFTMNSGDILFCFTDGLFEQRNKERKYFGYRLYEFIKTENKENFPLFAKKLFETIKEFSGDQIDDDMTILIIRKK
- the fsa gene encoding fructose-6-phosphate aldolase encodes the protein MKLFLDTADTKEIAQVADLGLLDGVTTNPSIIASSKRKFKEVIKEICDITKGPVSAEVISVNYDGMLAEAMDLANIAENVVIKIPLIPEGIKCVAELTKRKIKTNVTLCFSAPQALLAAKVGATYISPFIGRLDDISFNGIDLVSEIRRIYDNYNFETQILAASIRHPIHFKEVAIEGADAVTLPYSIFQMLFKHPQTDLGLIKFLEDAKKIVY